CGTCATAAATTGGCGGCAGGTCCTTGATGTAGCCGTTTTCGTGGTAGAAGGCGATCTGTTCCGGTGTAAGGCGACTCAAGCTCATGGCGACTCTCTCCTGGGGTGGGGCCTGGGGCTGCTTCGCCAGCATAGCGGATCCCCGGAGGCCGGTCAATCCCGCTCAATCACGAAAAGTCAGGCGCGGTATCGCGGGAAGAATTCCACGCGTCCCGTTCACGCCCCAAAGACGCCGTGACGCGTATGCACCAGGTCTGGAAACACCAGCGCCGGAACGGCGGTAGCGAGACGACGTTCCGCGATTTCATACAAGATGTCGCGGTATTCAATGGTCACGGCCAGATCTTGTCCCTCGAAGCGCTGCTCGACGGCAAGTCCGGGCCAGTCGGCGAGCACCCTTCCCCCCTGCACGGCGCCGCCCAGCACCATCATGATGCCCCCGTGCCCGTGATCGGTCCCTTTGCTTAGGTTTTCATCCACCATACGACCAAACTCCGACATGACTACAAGGGTAACCTGATGCTCCGAACCCGCGATGATGTCTGCGTGAAAAGCGGCGAGGGCCTCGGCCAGGCCGGCCATCAACGCCGCCATACCGCCGTCAATCGCGCCCTGCTCCTCATGGGTGTCCCAGCCCCCCAGATCGACCGCAATGGCCTCCACGCCCACCTCGCCGCGGATGAGGGCGGCGGAAGACCGAAGCGCCAGCCCGATTTCCGATTCGGGGTAGACCGCCCCGCCGCCCGGGGCATAGGCATCGATATTGAGGCGCTCCAGCAACGCTATGGTCTCGCTGGTTTTCGCGGCGGAGGTCCTCAGCGGCTCGGCCGTCCCGCCATACATGGTCATCATGGCGGCCAGGCGCGCATCCGCCGAGTTCTCATCGCCCGGCAGACGAAATGCGGCGGGATCGGGGACCGGCAGCGCCAGGGGGCTTCCCGCGAGGGTACGCTGCAGGGCCGGCGCCATGCCCACGGCACGCAATACGGGATCGGCTCCGGGGGGTGCCGTGTGCATCAGGTGTCGACCCAGCCAGCCCGTGGCCAACAGCGGGTCGCGGGCCTTGCCGACCTCCATGAAGTGCATGGCGTCGAAGTGCGAGCGCGTGCCGTCGTTCATGCCGCAGGCGTGGACCAGCAGCAGATTCCCCGCACCGTAGGACTCCATGAGGGGACCCATGGCCGGTGCAAAGCCAAAGAAGCCATCCAGATCGAGCGCTCCCCCGGCGCCGGCGTCGGGCGGGGCAATGGCCAGATTGGGCCGCGCCGCGTAGTAACCCGCGTCCCCGAAGGGCGCGATCACGGAAAGTCCATCGCAACCGCCGCGGAGAAAGAGGGACACGATAATGTCGCGTCCGGCGACGTCATCCTGGGCATAGGCCACGCGGGGCAACCACGCCGATCCCGCCGCCATGGCCATTGCCGCGGCGCCCGCGCCCAGAAACTGCCGGCGGCTGAGCG
This window of the Candidatus Hydrogenedentota bacterium genome carries:
- a CDS encoding DUF1501 domain-containing protein gives rise to the protein MVLKCSKGCDEYRALSRRQFLGAGAAAMAMAAGSAWLPRVAYAQDDVAGRDIIVSLFLRGGCDGLSVIAPFGDAGYYAARPNLAIAPPDAGAGGALDLDGFFGFAPAMGPLMESYGAGNLLLVHACGMNDGTRSHFDAMHFMEVGKARDPLLATGWLGRHLMHTAPPGADPVLRAVGMAPALQRTLAGSPLALPVPDPAAFRLPGDENSADARLAAMMTMYGGTAEPLRTSAAKTSETIALLERLNIDAYAPGGGAVYPESEIGLALRSSAALIRGEVGVEAIAVDLGGWDTHEEQGAIDGGMAALMAGLAEALAAFHADIIAGSEHQVTLVVMSEFGRMVDENLSKGTDHGHGGIMMVLGGAVQGGRVLADWPGLAVEQRFEGQDLAVTIEYRDILYEIAERRLATAVPALVFPDLVHTRHGVFGA